The Patagioenas fasciata isolate bPatFas1 chromosome 3, bPatFas1.hap1, whole genome shotgun sequence genome contains a region encoding:
- the IL22RA2 gene encoding LOW QUALITY PROTEIN: interleukin-22 receptor subunit alpha-2 (The sequence of the model RefSeq protein was modified relative to this genomic sequence to represent the inferred CDS: deleted 1 base in 1 codon) has translation MPKRKRDALQSWSALLSMKGIRLSSLCLLMHLLQDEITMILVLENRDLQDSIKPQKVEFHSLNFNSTLHWQPGRARVARDTVYFVQYKVYGQSMWQNKDDCWGIQNHVCDLTNETSDIHEPYYGRVKAASAGVYSDWSLSCRFTPWRETMIGPPTVTVIHSNKSIILKLQAPRSPYKRKRGSKIPMTNYYDLLYQVFIINNLLDEQHRVLVYEGKNKIIKIEDLRPGVSYCIVAKTYVPMLDRSSAYSSRQCTVLH, from the exons ATGCCCAAGAGGAAGAGAGATGCTCTTCAGTCATGGAGC GCTCTCTTAAGCATGAAGGGGATCAGGCTTTCTTCCCTCTGCTTGCTGATGCACCTGCTTCAGGATGAGATAACTA TGATTTTAGTTTTGGAAAATCGAGACTTGCAAGATTCGATTAAACCGCAGAAGGTAGAGTTTCATTCGTTAAACTTCAACAGCACTCTGCATTGGCAGCCTGGGCGGGCCAGAGTGGCAAGAGACACAGTCTACTTTGTGCAGTATAAAGT GTATGGGCAGAGCATGTGGCAAAACAAAGATGACTGCTGGGGGATTCaaaaccatgtctgtgacctGACAAATGAGACCTCTGATATCCATGAGCCTTATTATGGCAGAGTGAAAGCCGCATCAGCTGGCGTCTATTCTGACTGGAGCCTCAGCTGCAGATTCACTCCCTGGCGAGAAA ctATGATAGGACCTCCGACAGTAACTGTGATTCATAGCAACAAGTCCATAATCCTAAAGCTCCAGGCTCCACGGTCTCCTTACAAAAGGAAGAGAGGCAGCAAGATACCAATGACAAATTATTACGATCTGCTATATCAAGTCTTCATAATAAACAACTTGCTAGACGAG CAACACAGAGTCCTGGTGTatgaaggaaaaaacaagatTATTAAAATAGAAGACTTGAGGCCTGGAGTCAGCTACTGCATCGTGGCTAAAACATACGTGCCGATGCTGGACCGCAGCAGTGCCTACAGCAGCAGGCAATGCACCGTGCTGCACTGA